The Haloarcula limicola genomic sequence CCCGCAGCGCTGGCAGTCGTACCGGACCAAGGGCAGGTCCGCGGCGTCGTCCGGGACCGTCTCCATGTGCAGCGTCGTCTCGGGCAGTGGGACGACGGTGGGGTAGATCTTCCCCTCGCAGTGCCAGCAGAAGCCGTTGGCGAGCTGTTGGTAGATGGTGCGGAAGTACCGGCTGGTGACCGCCGGCAACTGCTCGCGGTCGTAGTCGGCGAAGACCCCCGGCGGGACCAGCGCGGTGGCGGTCATGTCGCAGGTGTCACACTCGACGCGGACGCGTTCGTCCTCGTAGTGGAAGGTCCGCTCGCCGCCGCAGGCCGGACAGGGGTCCGAAAGCGCCATCGGGTCGATCGAGCCGTCCATCGTGTACGCGCCGGCGTGGATGGCCCCGTTGACCGCGCGGCCGGCCAGCGTGAGCTCGTAGCCGTCCTCGCCCTTCGTGACGAAGCGGTCGGTGAGCTTGTCGAGGTGGTAGTTGAACTGGCCCGAGTCGGCCATCTCGACGGCGTCGCGCAGTTCGGAGAACGTCGCCGTCTGGTCGTCGGCGTACCACAGCGCCCGGAGGATGTCGACCCGCGTGGCGTTCGCCAGCGCGCCGAACGCCTCGTCGGGGTCGGCCGTCTCGGTCAGTCCCGTCTCGCTCATGGCCCCATATGGGGCGAGCGCGGTTTAGACGTGGCGGGCAATGGAGACGAATCCGTCCGAATCACCGCCGTCGGTTCGGTCGCGACTGTACCAAGGTTGATATGAAGCTCGTGTGTCTGTCCACGCGACCTCCATGAAGCTCCAGATCGACAGCGGAAAACTCCTGTATGTGCTCGGGGTGCTCTTCGCCGCGGCGGCGTTCCTCTACTTCGTCCGCGACGTGGTGTTCGGCCTCTCGATAACCGTCAAGGCCGTCCTGCTGTTCCTCGCGTTCGTCGCCTTCTTCGTCGCCGGCGTCACGGTCGAGCGGGACGTCTTAGACGTCGTCGCCTTCGCGCTCTCCGGGGTGGCCTACGTCGTCTTCGTCGGTTACGTCGTCATTCGATACGGACCGAGCGAGACCGGGACGTTCCTGTTGCTCGCTATCTCGGCGGCGCTGTTCGTGACGCTGGGGTACCTCCTCCGCCAGCAGACCATCGACGTGCCGCGGCGGACGGCCACCGGCGTCGTCGTCGCCCTCCTCCTCGTGAGCGCGGTACTGGTCGGCGTCGACGCGCTGGGCGGGGACGTGACCTACGACCTCCGGACCGAGGAGTCAGTGACCGTCTCACCACCGGCCAGAGCGCCCGATAGCGGCTACGTGAACGTCGACCGAGCCGTCGGGACGATGACCGCGACCAACCCGTTCGTCTTCACCCGAGCGCTCTCGCTGCCGACGCTCGACGGCTGTCTGGTCGGCACCGACGCGGTGCCCCGCGACGACGTGTGGCTCTCCTACGAGTTTCCCGACTACGAGCGCCCGGACACGATCGGTGGCGGGGCGAGCCGCGAGTTCGGCGTCAGGGCGAGCATCCCCGTCGACGTCAATCAGACCGAACCCGCGGCGGTCGCGATCGAACGAGGCACCGACTGCACCGTCGACCGCTCCGCGCCGACGCTGATCGTCTCGGTGGGCGAGGGAGAGCTCCGGCGCGATTAGGGGTCGGCGATCTCGCCGAGACACGCCTGACAGTAGGTAACGCCGGTTCGGTTCTCCGTCCCGCAACTCGGACAGGCGACCGTCTCCGCGCGGCTCGCGCCGCTATCCGGGACGACCGATACGGCGGACCCACCGACGGACCACTCCGTGCTCGACCGCTCCGCGTTCTCCGCTCGCTGTCTCGCT encodes the following:
- a CDS encoding zinc ribbon domain-containing protein, whose amino-acid sequence is MALSQLELAFRVGAGLFVIVAPTLLFLALWRGLESMRDDELVERARQRAENAERSSTEWSVGGSAVSVVPDSGASRAETVACPSCGTENRTGVTYCQACLGEIADP
- a CDS encoding winged helix-turn-helix domain-containing protein, with the protein product MSETGLTETADPDEAFGALANATRVDILRALWYADDQTATFSELRDAVEMADSGQFNYHLDKLTDRFVTKGEDGYELTLAGRAVNGAIHAGAYTMDGSIDPMALSDPCPACGGERTFHYEDERVRVECDTCDMTATALVPPGVFADYDREQLPAVTSRYFRTIYQQLANGFCWHCEGKIYPTVVPLPETTLHMETVPDDAADLPLVRYDCQRCGAELIGDLGAALLSHPAVVSFYYDYGIDVNERPFWEFSAWNTDHAVIRQRDPFRASVTYRSGDAALTLVVDDALSVIESDRRDAG
- a CDS encoding DUF2157 domain-containing protein; protein product: MKLQIDSGKLLYVLGVLFAAAAFLYFVRDVVFGLSITVKAVLLFLAFVAFFVAGVTVERDVLDVVAFALSGVAYVVFVGYVVIRYGPSETGTFLLLAISAALFVTLGYLLRQQTIDVPRRTATGVVVALLLVSAVLVGVDALGGDVTYDLRTEESVTVSPPARAPDSGYVNVDRAVGTMTATNPFVFTRALSLPTLDGCLVGTDAVPRDDVWLSYEFPDYERPDTIGGGASREFGVRASIPVDVNQTEPAAVAIERGTDCTVDRSAPTLIVSVGEGELRRD